From Leptospira venezuelensis, a single genomic window includes:
- a CDS encoding penicillin-binding protein activator LpoB has product MKFYLLPTFIILNFYYCASVEYRDPGEAAGTKQWGVLEVRETVQNMSVSLSDFYKKDSIKGYIELQKFKNNTSEHIETKILANEIVTNLTSNKIPFVDTSQRKASLDEISLNKSGITSSETKLDFGKLKSPSYRLSGELNDLVNYENGKKIQYILITLRLTSVESSEIVWQSDKKFLKVSNMEGYGL; this is encoded by the coding sequence ATGAAATTCTATCTTCTTCCTACATTCATCATATTAAATTTTTATTATTGCGCGAGCGTAGAATATCGGGATCCAGGTGAGGCCGCAGGCACAAAACAATGGGGGGTCCTGGAAGTTAGAGAAACTGTGCAGAATATGAGCGTCTCACTTTCCGATTTTTATAAAAAGGACTCAATTAAGGGTTATATCGAACTCCAAAAATTCAAAAATAATACTTCCGAACATATAGAGACTAAAATTTTAGCAAATGAGATAGTTACAAACTTAACCTCTAATAAAATCCCATTTGTGGATACCTCTCAAAGAAAAGCTTCTTTGGATGAGATCAGTTTGAATAAATCAGGAATTACGTCGTCCGAAACCAAATTGGATTTTGGAAAATTGAAATCCCCAAGTTACCGTTTAAGCGGTGAATTAAATGATTTAGTGAATTATGAAAATGGGAAGAAGATCCAATATATACTGATCACTCTTCGTTTAACTAGTGTGGAATCGAGTGAGATTGTTTGGCAATCTGATAAAAAGTTTTTGAAAGTCAGTAATATGGAAGGTTATGGACTTTAG